Proteins encoded together in one Papaver somniferum cultivar HN1 unplaced genomic scaffold, ASM357369v1 unplaced-scaffold_117, whole genome shotgun sequence window:
- the LOC113330019 gene encoding uncharacterized protein LOC113330019 isoform X1, which translates to MAKSELSNQTSQRKLPPSPRVAPWLVFPHGKLRKFRTFYNISENPLNKSYKKLIPELSGKRIWQKNCHQGWLIAFCCDDEDPKFNFGEFFLWNPASLETVQLPSVPDLFDGCSIRDCVLSSPPKLSSSSFSRDDDNVDYDSMVYILYHCGGMRYILIYCHPGEREWKKHEFVDVGDHLQSMLYHKGKLFLMCLNYAYIEIAIQHGSAETLSVSHVNNITYNSSHLQVVGGDLPCRCHMYYVDSFDQVFHIRRLCFPRGIYENCITNIDVWKMDFDSMTWEQVESMDDYVFFLSDNTQLSCLASDLGLSKGYVYYTQDEEMSMYKYDLEDESILLSLPCPNLPAPWYMPEWLMISATPRFGESTRTTDHVSEKNGCIHKVIAAMENQTVDKEDDKDDVKEAGPWMMLKDDHMVWLISNYLHTLDYIHLRGVSKKYHTMLDLRRSSSTMTVQTIDLSPWLVFPKHRAVFDFINPMHNNENYLMNIPELLKGSRIRFSKGGWLLLSKGKTLFFYNPFTRSTVKLPVLPDLCPQYAFTGISFSSLPTTSDCVVFAINKSSRDAVEISFIKRGDEFWTRDVYSNVYLPPRRKNVDFELNFNNPVFHRGAFYCLDLNGTLGVFNLEHDISWEILAMINPPNCDFIYKSFLVECDGKLVSVLLGHLGKWVRIFRLNDVEMVWVEVKHLGRHMLCISNTSCTSAMAPTGRMENKIFFPRLHNDEIVYYSLDTGMYHSLGSKHCAKDYRDSKENLNCSWIEPNWSETPDRYLNWLKI; encoded by the exons ATGGCAAAATCAGAGTTATCAAATCAGACAAGTCAACGAAAGCTCCCACCATCACCAAGAGTAGCACCTTGGCTTGTTTTCCCACATGGAAAACTCCGTAAGTTTCGAACTTTCTACAATATTTCTGAAAATCCCTTGAACAAATCTTACAAGAAATTGATACCAGAACTGAGTGGAAAAAGAATCTGGCAAAAAAATTGTCATCAAGGATGGTTAATCGCTTTCTGTTGTGATGATGAAGACCCAAAATTTaactttggagaattttttctatgGAATCCTGCTTCACTAGAAACCGTACAATTACCCAGTGTACCAGATCTATTTGATGGTTGTTCTATCAGAGACTGTGTTTTGTCTTCACCTCCTAAGCTCAGCAGTAGTAGTTTTAGTAGggatgatgataatgttgattATGATTCAATGGTTTATATTCTTTATCATTGCGGTGGAATGCGTTACATTCTAATATATTGTCACCCTGGTGAAAGAGAATGGAAAAAACATGAGTTTGTTGATGTCGGCGACCATCTTCAATCGATGCTTTATCATAAGGGTAAGTTATTTCTAATGTGTTTAAATTATGCTTACATCGAGATAGCAATACAACATGGTTCTGCCGAAACTCTCAGTGTAAGTCATGTTAATAACATCACTTACAACAGTTCCCATCTTCAAGTGGTAGGTGGAGATTTACCATGTCGGTGTCATATGTATTATGTAGATTCTTTTGATCAAGTTTTTCACATTCGTAGACTTTGCTTTCCCAGAGGTATTTACGAAAACTGTATAACCAACATAGACGTGTGGAAAATGGATTTCGATTCAATGACTTGGGAGCAAGTGGAAAGCATGGATgactatgtcttctttttgagtGATAATACACAACTGTCTTGCTTGGCCTCAGACTTGGGTTTATCAAAGGGTTATGTGTATTATACACAGGACGAAGAAATGAGCATGTACAAATATGACTTGGAAGATGAAAGTATTTTACTTTCTTTACCATGTCCCAATCTACCAGCACCATGGTATATGCCCGAATGGTTGATGATTTCTGCAACTCCAAG GTTCGGTGAGAGTACAAGAACAACAGACCATGTGTCAGAAAAGAATGGATGCATACATAAAGTTATCGCGGCAATGGAAAACCAAACAGTCGATAAAgaagatgataaagatgatgtTAAGGAAGCAGGACCATGGATGATGCTTAAGGATGATCATATGGTATGGTTGATATCAAATTATCTGCATACATTGGATTACATACATTTACGTGGAGTCAGTAAAAAATATCATACGATGCTAGATTTGAGAAGATCCTCATCTACCATGACAGTGCAGACCATAGATTTATCCCCATGGCTGGTTTTTCCTAAACATCGAGCCGTCTTCGATTTCATAAATCCAATGCATAATAATGAAAACTACCTCATGAACATCCCTGAATTGCTGAAAGGTTCTAGAATTCGGTTCTCAAAAGGTGGATGGTTGCTCCTGTCAAAAGGCAAAACTCTGTTCTTCTACAATCCCTTCACGAGATCAACTGTCAAACTTCCGGTGTTGCCAGATTTGTGCCCTCAGTATGCTTTCACAGGTATCTCATTCTCATCCTTGCCGACTACTTCGGACTGCGTAGTCTTTGCCATTAATAAAAGCTCTCGTGATGCGGTTGAAATATCTTTTATCAAACGGGGAGATGAATTTTGGACCCGGGATGTCTATAGTAATGTTTATTTACCTCCCAGAAGGAAAAATGTGGATTTTGAGCTAAACTTTAACAATCCAGTTTTCCACCGTGGAGCTTTCTATTGCTTAGACCTTAATGGAACCTTGGGGGTATTCAATTTAGAGCATGACATTAGTTGGGAAATTCTAGCCATGATAAACCCACCAAATTGTGATTTCATCTACAAGAGTTTCTTGGTGGAGTGTGACGGAAAGCTCGTGTCTGTGTTATTAGGCCATTTAGGAAAATGGGTTCGCATTTTTAGGTTGAACGACGTTGAAATGGTCTGGGTTGAAGTCAAACATTTGGGTCGGCATATGTTGTGTATTAGCAATACATCTTGCACCTCAGCAATGGCTCCCACTGGTCGAATGGAGAACAAGATCTTTTTCCCGAGGTTGCATAATGATGAAATTGTGTATTATTCTCTTGATACGGGTATGTATCACTCTTTAGGGAGTAAACATTGTGCTAAAGATTACCGTGATTCTAAGGAGAACTTGAACTGCAGCTGGATTGAACCTAATTGGTCAGAGACTCCAGATAGATATCTTAACTGGCTTAAAATCTAG
- the LOC113330201 gene encoding uncharacterized protein LOC113330201 isoform X2, which produces MAKSESTDHQRSERKLPPSPKVAPWLVYPYGKLFKFQTFCDIFDLDSNKSFKKFIPELSIKKYWQKNSHQGWVIVLNFDDEDPNFNYKEFFLWNPASLETIVLPSLPDLVEDYSIIDCVLSSPPQNSIISSSSNSSSSLSHCGSSSSFSCSDDEDNVDYDSMVYILYDGDESPDVLIYCHPGEKQWRIHVFVDVGQSLESMFYFKGKLYVMCLNNVHIEIEIQYGSDTEDAEILSVSDAISVGYNSGIDVVAGGLDNRCHFDHVESFGEVFQIFRNYFPRGIYENCVTGIYVWKLDFSSMTWEEMKSMDDRIFFLGGHTQLSCLASDLGLAKGCVYFTQAKEMSLYKYDLEDDSILLSFPCPNLPAPWYPPKWLMISATPRFDVRTGATDHVSEQNESIHKVIGATENQTADKEGKKGDVKEAGPRIMLKDDHMVWLISNYLYTLDYIHFRAVSKNFWRMLNLRRSSSTRTVQTTDLSPWLVFPKHQAVYNFINPMHNNENYLMNIPESLKGARIQFSKGGWLLLSKGETLFFYNPFTRSTVKLPDLPDSYHHFAFTGISFSSLPTSPDCIVFGIGDRCDDRVEILFIKRGDESWIHNIFDNIYLPSRTNNVNFQLNYNNPVSHSGAFYCLDLNGTLGVFKLGHGISWGILAMVAPPNSEFIYKSFLVECDGKLMSVLLGHLGKWVRIFRLNDTEMVWVEVKCLGRYMLCISNTACVSAMAPTSRMENKIYFPRLHNEGILYYSLDTVQGNSEESLSC; this is translated from the exons ATGGCAAAATCAGAGTCAACAGATCACCAGAGAAGTGAACGGAAGCTCCCACCATCACCAAAGGTAGCACCTTGGCTTGTTTACCCATATGGGAAGTTATTTaagtttcaaactttttgtgaTATTTTTGATTTAGATAGTAACAAATCTTTCAAAAAATTCATACCGGAGTTGAGTATTAAAAAATATTGGCAGAAAAATTCTCATCAAGGATGGGTAATCGTTCTtaattttgatgatgaagacccgaatttcaattataaagaattTTTTCTGTGGAATCCTGCTTCACTAGAAACCATAGTTTTACCTAGTCTACCAGATCTGGTAGAAGATTATTCTATCATAGATTGTGTTTTGTCTTCACCTCCTCAGAACAGCATAATTAGCAGCAGCAGTAACAGCAGCAGTAGCCTTAGCCATTGTGGTAGTAGTAGTAGTTTTAGCTGCAGCGATGATGAAGATAATGTTGATTATGATTCAATGGTTTATATCCTTTATGATGGAGATGAAAGTCCAGATGTTCTTATTTATTGTCACCCTGGTGAAAAACAATGGAGAATACATGTCTTTGTTGATGTGGGTCAAAGTCTTGAATCGATGTTTTATTTTAAGGGTAAGTTGTACGTAATGTGTTTGAACAATGTTCACATCGAGATAGAAATACAATATGGTTCTGATACGGAGGATGCTGAAATTCTCAGTGTAAGTGATGCTATTAGTGTCGGTTACAATTCCGGAATTGATGTGGTAGCAGGAGGTTTAGATAATCGGTGTCATTTTGATCATGTAGAATCTTTCGGTGAAGTATTTCAAATTTTTAGAAATTACTTTCCGAGAGGTATTTACGAAAACTGTGTAACCGGCATATATGTATGGAAACTAGATTTCTCTTCAATGACTTGGGAGGAGATGAAAAGTATGGATGATCGTATCTTCTTTTTGGGTGGTCATACACAACTGTCTTGCTTGGCCTCAGACTTGGGTTTAGCAAAGGGTTGTGTCTATTTTACACAAGCTAAAGAGATGAGCTTGTATAAATATGACTTGGAAGATGATAGTATTCTGCTTTCTTTTCCATGTCCCAATCTACCAGCACCATGGTACCCGCCTAAATGGTTGATGATTTCTGCAACTCCAAG GTTCGATGTAAGAACAGGAGCAACAGACCATGTGTCAGAACAGAACGAAAGTATACATAAAGTTATTGGGGCAACGGAAAACCAAACAGCagataaagaaggaaagaaagggGATGTTAAAGAAGCAGGACCGCGGATCATGCTCAAGGATGATCATATGGTATGGTTGATATCAAATTATCTGTATACATTGGATTACATACATTTTCGTGCAGTCAGTAAAAACTTCTGGAGGATGTTAAATTTGAGAAGATCCTCATCTACTAGGACAGTGCAAACCACAGATTTATCCCCATGGCTGGTTTTCCCTAAGCATCAAGCCGTCTACAATTTCATAAATCCAATGCATAATAATGAGAACTACCTCATGAACATCCCTGAATCGTTAAAAGGTGCTAGAATTCAGTTCTCAAAAGGTGGGTGGTTGCTCTTGTCAAAAGGCGAGACTTTGTTCTTCTACAATCCCTTCACAAGATCAACTGTCAAACTTCCAGACTTGCCAGATTCGTACCATCATTTTGCTTTCACAGGTATCTCATTCTCCTCCTTGCCGACTTCTCCAGATTGCATAGTCTTTGGCATTGGTGATAGATGTGATGATAGGGTTGAAATCTTATTTATCAAGCGGGGAGATGAATCTTGGATACACAATATCTTTGATAACatttatttaccttccagaacGAATAATGTGAATTTCCAGCTAAACTATAACAATCCAGTTTCCCACTCTGGAGCTTTCTATTGCTTAGACCTAAACGGAACTTTGGGGGTATTTAAATTAGGGCACGGCATTAGTTGGGGAATTCTAGCTATGGTAGCCCCGCCAAATAGCGAGTTTATCTATAAGAGTTTCTTGGTGGAGTGTGACGGAAAACTTATGTCCGTTTTGTTGGGCCATTTAGGAAAATGGGTTCGCATTTTCCGATTGAACGATACTGAAATGGTGTGGGTTGAAGTCAAATGTTTGGGGCGGTATATGTTGTGCATTAGCAATACAGCTTGTGTTTCTGCAATGGCTCCGACTAGTCGTATGGAGAACAAGATCTACTTTCCGAGGTTGCATAATGAAGGGATTTTGTATTACTCTCTTGATACAG TTCAAGGTAACAGTGAAGAGTCCTTGTCATGTTGA
- the LOC113330201 gene encoding uncharacterized protein LOC113330201 isoform X1: MAKSESTDHQRSERKLPPSPKVAPWLVYPYGKLFKFQTFCDIFDLDSNKSFKKFIPELSIKKYWQKNSHQGWVIVLNFDDEDPNFNYKEFFLWNPASLETIVLPSLPDLVEDYSIIDCVLSSPPQNSIISSSSNSSSSLSHCGSSSSFSCSDDEDNVDYDSMVYILYDGDESPDVLIYCHPGEKQWRIHVFVDVGQSLESMFYFKGKLYVMCLNNVHIEIEIQYGSDTEDAEILSVSDAISVGYNSGIDVVAGGLDNRCHFDHVESFGEVFQIFRNYFPRGIYENCVTGIYVWKLDFSSMTWEEMKSMDDRIFFLGGHTQLSCLASDLGLAKGCVYFTQAKEMSLYKYDLEDDSILLSFPCPNLPAPWYPPKWLMISATPRFDVRTGATDHVSEQNESIHKVIGATENQTADKEGKKGDVKEAGPRIMLKDDHMVWLISNYLYTLDYIHFRAVSKNFWRMLNLRRSSSTRTVQTTDLSPWLVFPKHQAVYNFINPMHNNENYLMNIPESLKGARIQFSKGGWLLLSKGETLFFYNPFTRSTVKLPDLPDSYHHFAFTGISFSSLPTSPDCIVFGIGDRCDDRVEILFIKRGDESWIHNIFDNIYLPSRTNNVNFQLNYNNPVSHSGAFYCLDLNGTLGVFKLGHGISWGILAMVAPPNSEFIYKSFLVECDGKLMSVLLGHLGKWVRIFRLNDTEMVWVEVKCLGRYMLCISNTACVSAMAPTSRMENKIYFPRLHNEGILYYSLDTAGLNLIGQRSQITISTGLTSECRSPIVRMRLFLFCCVCIRYPRPYWYSCR, translated from the exons ATGGCAAAATCAGAGTCAACAGATCACCAGAGAAGTGAACGGAAGCTCCCACCATCACCAAAGGTAGCACCTTGGCTTGTTTACCCATATGGGAAGTTATTTaagtttcaaactttttgtgaTATTTTTGATTTAGATAGTAACAAATCTTTCAAAAAATTCATACCGGAGTTGAGTATTAAAAAATATTGGCAGAAAAATTCTCATCAAGGATGGGTAATCGTTCTtaattttgatgatgaagacccgaatttcaattataaagaattTTTTCTGTGGAATCCTGCTTCACTAGAAACCATAGTTTTACCTAGTCTACCAGATCTGGTAGAAGATTATTCTATCATAGATTGTGTTTTGTCTTCACCTCCTCAGAACAGCATAATTAGCAGCAGCAGTAACAGCAGCAGTAGCCTTAGCCATTGTGGTAGTAGTAGTAGTTTTAGCTGCAGCGATGATGAAGATAATGTTGATTATGATTCAATGGTTTATATCCTTTATGATGGAGATGAAAGTCCAGATGTTCTTATTTATTGTCACCCTGGTGAAAAACAATGGAGAATACATGTCTTTGTTGATGTGGGTCAAAGTCTTGAATCGATGTTTTATTTTAAGGGTAAGTTGTACGTAATGTGTTTGAACAATGTTCACATCGAGATAGAAATACAATATGGTTCTGATACGGAGGATGCTGAAATTCTCAGTGTAAGTGATGCTATTAGTGTCGGTTACAATTCCGGAATTGATGTGGTAGCAGGAGGTTTAGATAATCGGTGTCATTTTGATCATGTAGAATCTTTCGGTGAAGTATTTCAAATTTTTAGAAATTACTTTCCGAGAGGTATTTACGAAAACTGTGTAACCGGCATATATGTATGGAAACTAGATTTCTCTTCAATGACTTGGGAGGAGATGAAAAGTATGGATGATCGTATCTTCTTTTTGGGTGGTCATACACAACTGTCTTGCTTGGCCTCAGACTTGGGTTTAGCAAAGGGTTGTGTCTATTTTACACAAGCTAAAGAGATGAGCTTGTATAAATATGACTTGGAAGATGATAGTATTCTGCTTTCTTTTCCATGTCCCAATCTACCAGCACCATGGTACCCGCCTAAATGGTTGATGATTTCTGCAACTCCAAG GTTCGATGTAAGAACAGGAGCAACAGACCATGTGTCAGAACAGAACGAAAGTATACATAAAGTTATTGGGGCAACGGAAAACCAAACAGCagataaagaaggaaagaaagggGATGTTAAAGAAGCAGGACCGCGGATCATGCTCAAGGATGATCATATGGTATGGTTGATATCAAATTATCTGTATACATTGGATTACATACATTTTCGTGCAGTCAGTAAAAACTTCTGGAGGATGTTAAATTTGAGAAGATCCTCATCTACTAGGACAGTGCAAACCACAGATTTATCCCCATGGCTGGTTTTCCCTAAGCATCAAGCCGTCTACAATTTCATAAATCCAATGCATAATAATGAGAACTACCTCATGAACATCCCTGAATCGTTAAAAGGTGCTAGAATTCAGTTCTCAAAAGGTGGGTGGTTGCTCTTGTCAAAAGGCGAGACTTTGTTCTTCTACAATCCCTTCACAAGATCAACTGTCAAACTTCCAGACTTGCCAGATTCGTACCATCATTTTGCTTTCACAGGTATCTCATTCTCCTCCTTGCCGACTTCTCCAGATTGCATAGTCTTTGGCATTGGTGATAGATGTGATGATAGGGTTGAAATCTTATTTATCAAGCGGGGAGATGAATCTTGGATACACAATATCTTTGATAACatttatttaccttccagaacGAATAATGTGAATTTCCAGCTAAACTATAACAATCCAGTTTCCCACTCTGGAGCTTTCTATTGCTTAGACCTAAACGGAACTTTGGGGGTATTTAAATTAGGGCACGGCATTAGTTGGGGAATTCTAGCTATGGTAGCCCCGCCAAATAGCGAGTTTATCTATAAGAGTTTCTTGGTGGAGTGTGACGGAAAACTTATGTCCGTTTTGTTGGGCCATTTAGGAAAATGGGTTCGCATTTTCCGATTGAACGATACTGAAATGGTGTGGGTTGAAGTCAAATGTTTGGGGCGGTATATGTTGTGCATTAGCAATACAGCTTGTGTTTCTGCAATGGCTCCGACTAGTCGTATGGAGAACAAGATCTACTTTCCGAGGTTGCATAATGAAGGGATTTTGTATTACTCTCTTGATACAG CTGGATTGAACCTAATTGGTCAGAGATCTCAGATCACTATCTCGACTGGCTTAACATCTGAATGTAGAAGTCCTATTGTAAGGATgcgtttatttttattttgctgtGTCTGTATTCGGTATCCACGCCCATATTGGTATTCCTGCAGATGA
- the LOC113330201 gene encoding uncharacterized protein LOC113330201 isoform X3 produces MAKSESTDHQRSERKLPPSPKVAPWLVYPYGKLFKFQTFCDIFDLDSNKSFKKFIPELSIKKYWQKNSHQGWVIVLNFDDEDPNFNYKEFFLWNPASLETIVLPSLPDLVEDYSIIDCVLSSPPQNSIISSSSNSSSSLSHCGSSSSFSCSDDEDNVDYDSMVYILYDGDESPDVLIYCHPGEKQWRIHVFVDVGQSLESMFYFKGKLYVMCLNNVHIEIEIQYGSDTEDAEILSVSDAISVGYNSGIDVVAGGLDNRCHFDHVESFGEVFQIFRNYFPRGIYENCVTGIYVWKLDFSSMTWEEMKSMDDRIFFLGGHTQLSCLASDLGLAKGCVYFTQAKEMSLYKYDLEDDSILLSFPCPNLPAPWYPPKWLMISATPRFDVRTGATDHVSEQNESIHKVIGATENQTADKEGKKGDVKEAGPRIMLKDDHMVWLISNYLYTLDYIHFRAVSKNFWRMLNLRRSSSTRTVQTTDLSPWLVFPKHQAVYNFINPMHNNENYLMNIPESLKGARIQFSKGGWLLLSKGETLFFYNPFTRSTVKLPDLPDSYHHFAFTGKWVRIFRLNDTEMVWVEVKCLGRYMLCISNTACVSAMAPTSRMENKIYFPRLHNEGILYYSLDTAGLNLIGQRSQITISTGLTSECRSPIVRMRLFLFCCVCIRYPRPYWYSCR; encoded by the exons ATGGCAAAATCAGAGTCAACAGATCACCAGAGAAGTGAACGGAAGCTCCCACCATCACCAAAGGTAGCACCTTGGCTTGTTTACCCATATGGGAAGTTATTTaagtttcaaactttttgtgaTATTTTTGATTTAGATAGTAACAAATCTTTCAAAAAATTCATACCGGAGTTGAGTATTAAAAAATATTGGCAGAAAAATTCTCATCAAGGATGGGTAATCGTTCTtaattttgatgatgaagacccgaatttcaattataaagaattTTTTCTGTGGAATCCTGCTTCACTAGAAACCATAGTTTTACCTAGTCTACCAGATCTGGTAGAAGATTATTCTATCATAGATTGTGTTTTGTCTTCACCTCCTCAGAACAGCATAATTAGCAGCAGCAGTAACAGCAGCAGTAGCCTTAGCCATTGTGGTAGTAGTAGTAGTTTTAGCTGCAGCGATGATGAAGATAATGTTGATTATGATTCAATGGTTTATATCCTTTATGATGGAGATGAAAGTCCAGATGTTCTTATTTATTGTCACCCTGGTGAAAAACAATGGAGAATACATGTCTTTGTTGATGTGGGTCAAAGTCTTGAATCGATGTTTTATTTTAAGGGTAAGTTGTACGTAATGTGTTTGAACAATGTTCACATCGAGATAGAAATACAATATGGTTCTGATACGGAGGATGCTGAAATTCTCAGTGTAAGTGATGCTATTAGTGTCGGTTACAATTCCGGAATTGATGTGGTAGCAGGAGGTTTAGATAATCGGTGTCATTTTGATCATGTAGAATCTTTCGGTGAAGTATTTCAAATTTTTAGAAATTACTTTCCGAGAGGTATTTACGAAAACTGTGTAACCGGCATATATGTATGGAAACTAGATTTCTCTTCAATGACTTGGGAGGAGATGAAAAGTATGGATGATCGTATCTTCTTTTTGGGTGGTCATACACAACTGTCTTGCTTGGCCTCAGACTTGGGTTTAGCAAAGGGTTGTGTCTATTTTACACAAGCTAAAGAGATGAGCTTGTATAAATATGACTTGGAAGATGATAGTATTCTGCTTTCTTTTCCATGTCCCAATCTACCAGCACCATGGTACCCGCCTAAATGGTTGATGATTTCTGCAACTCCAAG GTTCGATGTAAGAACAGGAGCAACAGACCATGTGTCAGAACAGAACGAAAGTATACATAAAGTTATTGGGGCAACGGAAAACCAAACAGCagataaagaaggaaagaaagggGATGTTAAAGAAGCAGGACCGCGGATCATGCTCAAGGATGATCATATGGTATGGTTGATATCAAATTATCTGTATACATTGGATTACATACATTTTCGTGCAGTCAGTAAAAACTTCTGGAGGATGTTAAATTTGAGAAGATCCTCATCTACTAGGACAGTGCAAACCACAGATTTATCCCCATGGCTGGTTTTCCCTAAGCATCAAGCCGTCTACAATTTCATAAATCCAATGCATAATAATGAGAACTACCTCATGAACATCCCTGAATCGTTAAAAGGTGCTAGAATTCAGTTCTCAAAAGGTGGGTGGTTGCTCTTGTCAAAAGGCGAGACTTTGTTCTTCTACAATCCCTTCACAAGATCAACTGTCAAACTTCCAGACTTGCCAGATTCGTACCATCATTTTGCTTTCACAG GAAAATGGGTTCGCATTTTCCGATTGAACGATACTGAAATGGTGTGGGTTGAAGTCAAATGTTTGGGGCGGTATATGTTGTGCATTAGCAATACAGCTTGTGTTTCTGCAATGGCTCCGACTAGTCGTATGGAGAACAAGATCTACTTTCCGAGGTTGCATAATGAAGGGATTTTGTATTACTCTCTTGATACAG CTGGATTGAACCTAATTGGTCAGAGATCTCAGATCACTATCTCGACTGGCTTAACATCTGAATGTAGAAGTCCTATTGTAAGGATgcgtttatttttattttgctgtGTCTGTATTCGGTATCCACGCCCATATTGGTATTCCTGCAGATGA
- the LOC113330019 gene encoding F-box/kelch-repeat protein At1g57790-like isoform X2, with the protein MDFDSMTWEQVESMDDYVFFLSDNTQLSCLASDLGLSKGYVYYTQDEEMSMYKYDLEDESILLSLPCPNLPAPWYMPEWLMISATPRFGESTRTTDHVSEKNGCIHKVIAAMENQTVDKEDDKDDVKEAGPWMMLKDDHMVWLISNYLHTLDYIHLRGVSKKYHTMLDLRRSSSTMTVQTIDLSPWLVFPKHRAVFDFINPMHNNENYLMNIPELLKGSRIRFSKGGWLLLSKGKTLFFYNPFTRSTVKLPVLPDLCPQYAFTGISFSSLPTTSDCVVFAINKSSRDAVEISFIKRGDEFWTRDVYSNVYLPPRRKNVDFELNFNNPVFHRGAFYCLDLNGTLGVFNLEHDISWEILAMINPPNCDFIYKSFLVECDGKLVSVLLGHLGKWVRIFRLNDVEMVWVEVKHLGRHMLCISNTSCTSAMAPTGRMENKIFFPRLHNDEIVYYSLDTGMYHSLGSKHCAKDYRDSKENLNCSWIEPNWSETPDRYLNWLKI; encoded by the exons ATGGATTTCGATTCAATGACTTGGGAGCAAGTGGAAAGCATGGATgactatgtcttctttttgagtGATAATACACAACTGTCTTGCTTGGCCTCAGACTTGGGTTTATCAAAGGGTTATGTGTATTATACACAGGACGAAGAAATGAGCATGTACAAATATGACTTGGAAGATGAAAGTATTTTACTTTCTTTACCATGTCCCAATCTACCAGCACCATGGTATATGCCCGAATGGTTGATGATTTCTGCAACTCCAAG GTTCGGTGAGAGTACAAGAACAACAGACCATGTGTCAGAAAAGAATGGATGCATACATAAAGTTATCGCGGCAATGGAAAACCAAACAGTCGATAAAgaagatgataaagatgatgtTAAGGAAGCAGGACCATGGATGATGCTTAAGGATGATCATATGGTATGGTTGATATCAAATTATCTGCATACATTGGATTACATACATTTACGTGGAGTCAGTAAAAAATATCATACGATGCTAGATTTGAGAAGATCCTCATCTACCATGACAGTGCAGACCATAGATTTATCCCCATGGCTGGTTTTTCCTAAACATCGAGCCGTCTTCGATTTCATAAATCCAATGCATAATAATGAAAACTACCTCATGAACATCCCTGAATTGCTGAAAGGTTCTAGAATTCGGTTCTCAAAAGGTGGATGGTTGCTCCTGTCAAAAGGCAAAACTCTGTTCTTCTACAATCCCTTCACGAGATCAACTGTCAAACTTCCGGTGTTGCCAGATTTGTGCCCTCAGTATGCTTTCACAGGTATCTCATTCTCATCCTTGCCGACTACTTCGGACTGCGTAGTCTTTGCCATTAATAAAAGCTCTCGTGATGCGGTTGAAATATCTTTTATCAAACGGGGAGATGAATTTTGGACCCGGGATGTCTATAGTAATGTTTATTTACCTCCCAGAAGGAAAAATGTGGATTTTGAGCTAAACTTTAACAATCCAGTTTTCCACCGTGGAGCTTTCTATTGCTTAGACCTTAATGGAACCTTGGGGGTATTCAATTTAGAGCATGACATTAGTTGGGAAATTCTAGCCATGATAAACCCACCAAATTGTGATTTCATCTACAAGAGTTTCTTGGTGGAGTGTGACGGAAAGCTCGTGTCTGTGTTATTAGGCCATTTAGGAAAATGGGTTCGCATTTTTAGGTTGAACGACGTTGAAATGGTCTGGGTTGAAGTCAAACATTTGGGTCGGCATATGTTGTGTATTAGCAATACATCTTGCACCTCAGCAATGGCTCCCACTGGTCGAATGGAGAACAAGATCTTTTTCCCGAGGTTGCATAATGATGAAATTGTGTATTATTCTCTTGATACGGGTATGTATCACTCTTTAGGGAGTAAACATTGTGCTAAAGATTACCGTGATTCTAAGGAGAACTTGAACTGCAGCTGGATTGAACCTAATTGGTCAGAGACTCCAGATAGATATCTTAACTGGCTTAAAATCTAG